attatacaaatattatagttgatattaaattataaaatttattttgtatttattaatatattctttaattcTAGATAACtcaaacaaataataatatagatatgtatatttgcataaataaatagtcATTGATTTAAATTAGAAGTAATAACATACATTTGAATTTAgaatatgcaaaatattaACTAATACATCAtggatattaaaaaattaaaaaatatatacatattcttttattattatagctTAACGCTTATTACAAAGTTAAAATTCACAATAACTGAAGAAAAAAACTGCAAAttggtaaaaataataaatgattatttaGCTCTATTTAACTAagacaaaattatttatcattaagaagtatcattaataatatttatgttaattaaaaagtaatttacattttattataaaaatatggtaTTCTCTGTTACCTCAATTTTAGAGTACATAAGAATTTAAAGTGCcattttattctatattaCAATACTCAcaatttaagaaaatatttcgaaatatcgtcaatattaatatacatgtaatattacttcaaattaatgtatacattaaattatttggaataaaagaattttttagaaaatgttaaaaatagctttaaaaaagtaaacaaaTAGTCATGAAagattcattattatatttttagcaTGATAGAAATAAGTCTGTAAATTTAGTTAaaactataataatataatatatgtagaaCTTATAATACGTTGTAATGATGAGTTTATGActgttattttattcattatagatgtaattatatttatgaagaattattttatcatgtttcttaattttatatttacccATATTTTGTTTACTTTTGTTACATGTCATATTAGTAATATagatttaaattaatttatttcaaaatgaaaaaaataaattggtAAGCtgtattttgattttttttcaacGTTTTCCTCATTGAAAATGCCATATCACTTcttacaaataatattatttatatgatataattatttaatgtcATTCTGATTgtttcaaaattatttacaaataattaaatatatttttataaaatattcgaatataaatttattataactattattATCTTTATCTTCTCATTCAAcagaatattataaaaaaaatctatcgagaacattttaatataagtatttattaGTTAATTTTATGATAACGTGTAGTATATAAAggttgaatatattattataattgaaaaatcacacattttaaaaaaattgaatattatataatagttAAATATTGGTTATTACTCAAAAATTAGCTAATGATATGGTtgaaatgtaataaaaaaatggatatgtaaaatttatataaaaatgtagcAAAAAAACACtcaataaattaattaagaAAGCAATTTAAAAACTtgcataataataagaacagctaaaatgtaatattcaTGTGGTGTGATTTGTGTTATTATCaattaaatgttttatacATATCCTATTAATGTATTCtgataaataattataataaacaaaaaaacgatggtttaaatgaaatatcttttataaaaaattacttaaatgataaaatgaaacgacattcataaataattatgtttgTTATAggtatttttacaatttgttatatatcataatttaattttttttttttacaatattttttaagaaatcattaaaaaattcacaAAATTCTAACAatcatataaagaaaaaattaacagcaaaatattacatttttaaagtaaaatagtacaaaaaataaatataaaaaaaaataagaaaaattaaatacaaatgaattatataatattaaaaaatataaaaacatataaaatatattatacttatataaatatctgtattcttaatttattttttaacatttatcaaatatagtggtttaatttatttttaaagaaggAATACAACTATTTAtcatatacaaaattaataaaaaaaggaaatccATTCAATTTACGTATATAATAAGGTTAGTAGTAccttatgtttttattttattccagAAGGTTTTAAGATATTATTTCTTGTGgagaataaattattttaaatgtacacaaaattaacattttttatatcaaaatattacatgcagaaaaatatattgtttatttgtgattctataatttttttgaattaatgTATTACTATGGAACAGAAGAgctataaacaaaatatgaaagaaatgttataaatttcataatactgtaatatttcttttcataattattttatatcttgaaaataaaaaaaaaattattgcatatacattataaaactttaatttatattcttttatttctgtGTTATTAtggaattatatatttaatttataataaatataaaagtatcgAATCACTTTTTATGTAAGATCTTTAATTTTACccttttttaagaatatgaCTTAccgaaaaatataatgtacaaattttctatttataccatttattttaataattttaatacatatgaacatatatgttaaataagaataagcttagtggaaaaataaaaaaaataataataaatattaaaataaatattcattaaaaagtaaagaaaCTTATTGGTCTCTTTTGGGATAATATAGGCATACgtgatttattaaatatcgaaattataattattatatatattctcataataattaattttattgttatttaaaaCGATTTATTTCTTGAAGTATTACAATTATTCTTAATTTACAGTTTTGTCACatatatactaataaaatattttttaatatttactgtgtaatattaaattaaaaaaaaaaaaacgttcTAGAATGGCTTATAtggaataattatattaatatatttctgaatatcaaatgcaaaaatatattatcattaaatgaaatgttattatatcaaaattgatatataaaaaatttgtgaaaaaaagaaaatagatgaaaacttttattatgacatgttaaaaaaggaaacaacaaaaaaaaaattgttatgagttatatattaatagaatAGTGTATAAACgctacaattaaaaaatatataaaacaaaagttTATCAATAAACGTTATACTTGTATAAATCtttacttatttttctttacatttcttataaaattaaaaatgattaataACTCTGATGTTAGCAACTTTAATGTATTCTAATTCTGAGTGATGATTAACGTATATTTCGTTCTAgcctatatttattttcttttgtaaatacatttagagtaatacattatatatcaCTACGAATAATGATTTTAGTTTTATCTTGTTTTACCTGAACATTCGGaataataactttttttttttaatttaaccgtaaaaatataaaatggatTCTATGGAGGAAGATGATTTGGTACTCTttcatttgaaaaataaaaaaaacataaataagtTATAATGTAAATTTCTTATTGTACATTATAACAATAAGTTATACTTCTTCAAAATATAAGTCATTTTTTGATTCATTTTATCTTCATATTCAGAATAGAATTTTACAAGGGTCACAAtcaagtaatatatataataaattgaaCAGAAGCGTCAGTGGAGAACAATACAATGTATACTGTAAATCATTAAATGGAACAAAAGAGAATATTCCTAATGCAAATTATAATCTTTGTAAATTGATTGCAAGAAATGCAGAAGATTTgtcaaaaatgtataaaacaCCAAGTTATACTAATCAATGTTTTCATAACAGATACTGGgtatattatgaattatgGAAAGTGTTAAAAAACATTtcaaaagaagaagaattaaaatcACTTACTGATAATTTCCTGGAAGCTCGTAATAGTATAAATAGGGCTTATAATGCATATAATTGTCTATATGCCTTtgaaaatgatattttaaaaggatTAAAAGATATGATAGAAGAGAAATATTTGCATGATTATTTCACAAACTTTGATAGTATTAAAACATATGACACTTGTGAACGTGTTCaattaagtaaatatacacaatatcttaattatattattaaattatacaatAAGCGTACAGCTCAGGATTCTTGTTGCCATGGTTCATTCTTGATAGGTTGCtttgattattttaaatgcaATGATGAATTTGATCCTCGTAAACTGTTGTcatcattaaataaaaatggaataaataaatgtaataatttagaaaaagcCGAGGCATCTGCAAATTTGGATAGTTTATCAAGTTTTCAAAATTCTAGATCAcacatttttaattcattttatactGTTACATGCAAAGGCAATGATAATCTTATTTGTAAAATGTCTCCATCTTATGAATCTcctaaaaattttaattctaaTACAAATCATAGGTTACAAAGTGATTTTGATAGTTTAGTGTCACGGTCTAGAGCAGTTCAATCTGTTGAAATCTCAGGAGAAAAGCAATATAGAAGCAGCGATGCATCGGGCTTATCTGCAAATTCTGAACAAAAGGGCACATTACGGGAAGCTCCAAATTCATTATCCTTATCAGAAAATGGGAAGAGTAAAGTACAAAAGATCTGTCCTAGTTACCAATTTGGAGAAGGTTCACCTGGATCATGTGAAGAACCAAATGTACGAGAAAGAGGAACTCTCGGAGGAAGATGGGAAGAATATTCTCCCAATAAAAAGGTTAGATTCACACGAAGCATCAATggtttttattatcatacatTAGTAAATAAAACTGATACAATTACCAACAATTTTTTCAGAGTTGGTGTTGCACTTGCTTTGGCCATTGGAATAATTTTCactattttcctttattataAAGTAAATTATAGTTTCTcgagaaaatgaaatatatattaatttaccATTGTATGTTTCCattgaattatataattataaaacaaatgtattaattatgctttatattattaattttcatattagTTCACTCCCTTTGGACGACgtttaagaaaaaagacaTCCAGGAATAAACGAATTGACGATGATGTTGATATATCATACTTGCGGCAGTTTAAAATACGTGCACCAAAAACGGTAAATAGAAATAGGGGTAGTACAAGATTACATTTTGCTTATTATTCTAGGTGAAACCATATTTGGTGACTTAACGAAAAAgtcaaaattatttataaaatgaatactGAAAAGCGCTCGTGGAGGAGGTATGCATGTATTCATATTTagtaagagaaaaaattaaaaaaaatgattgaTATATagttaatacataaataaatacatatataatacgaTGTGTATTTAAAAGGTTATTCATGTATTGTACTTATATTTAAACTATAGGATAGAAtgattaaaatgaaaaataattaaatgcaaaaaatttgcatatatttatatataatataaaacatctaaaatttcataaaaactCATGTAATGATaagaagcaaaataaatggtaagaatatcatatataaaaaggaaaaaacaaaaaattatataaccaaatttataaaaagtaacaCATGTATATTAGTAACATTTAAAAAGCTAAAATGATTTTAGataaattatcatatatacaaaaaacaCGATATTATATGCAAACATAGAAAATGTTCTttgtaattaaaaagtagaaattttataaagCACAAGAGTGTATgtaacatatttaataattttatttgaaggaataataatggaaaaagCGATATACAAATGTGAAGGAAagtaatgatatatatgttagCATTActtaagtacatatatagaaAAGTAAATGACTACATTTTAGAATTATGCTTaggtttttataattttttaatattttctttttaataatagaaatgtgaaaattaaaattcattactttatattataattatcattattttccctttaatttatattctataactaaaataatatgtattatacaaaattctaataataatatttgaatAGATTCACTacattcttaaaaaaattggaaaaaattatgaattatgTTAACGTAATTTttacagtaataatataccAATTAATTACTTCATTTAGattaatactattataaAGGAAAAGTAAACTTTTTGGTCTGACagaataaatatgttttttataaaaaattgaataatataaaatgaattagaTTTTAATTATCAATATGGGAATATAAGGAATCATATGTGAAAGATATAACTCCAAAAGTAATACTATTATCATGTCATATgcaatataattaaatgtaatgataaataaatctacatttcaatattatgtatattatattcattagttaattatatataatacagtaaaaaatatatatatttttttactcattttattttatatataataattaggaagaattttattttgaatttttttgttgaaaacatttaataatatattaaggGTATTTATAGTATTAAAATGCTATAGTATCATTATGTTGTATGTGAAATATttcatgtaaaaaaaaattataaattttcacaAGAAAAATGTGTCTTCGAAATATCtataattgtttattttatctaaTAGATGTTTGTTTAAAATATGGATTATTAGTATAATCAATACGaattagaataatataaacaaatatcataaaatatatatataaattaaataatataattgttaCATTTCGTAATTATTGCCCTAGGTtcaattaattaaaatataattaatatattttatgtcaGTTCATCTCATTATCATTAAGgacttatattttaatttttttcaaatatacatacattcatctgattgtttttttactttttcttaatattaaatttaaactttttttctaAGTTATTTagctcattttttttttttatgtgtactttataaatttttttaataaaaaaaaaaatatataatatgatgaTAACGTTAATACATAGTAAAAGTAAATACAATGATCATATTCATTAAATGAACATAATATtgaagtaatttttattaaaaactcCTTGCACacaatttttcataaatcaCATTTATGAGTGATAACATTTTTGAgataataacaatttttatctgaatttaaaagatttttttttctttctgtattatattttttccttaattaTACTTCCgtatcattaatataaattaaaagtttTACTGCAAGAACTCAGGtaattttgataatatatatacattatattataattgcTCAAACAAGTTGAATATAATTATGGAATATAGTACTAAATATCAAATTCCAATAATTATCTATAGGAAATAAAACTTCATTGTATCCAGAAGTATCTATAACGTATATATtgcagtaaaaaaaaaaagataaaaaagataaatattgtcatatatatttttgaaaacaattattatacattCCTTTCATAAtgcttacatatatttgagaaaatcatatttttctttaagtTGTAATATAATCACCTACTATTATATGTtccttatatataatgtttatcatatatttaactaATACATTCaaatacaattttaatatatgttaatacaATGCAAgatcaattatatatatatatatatatataattcaaggtatatgtttattaagatatatattttaaaaatgtaatagtTAGAATGTTTgggttaaaataaaaagtaacgGTGGAAATAGAAACAAGACAAAAACATTAaactaaatttaaaaaattttaaataaacggAACCAATAATTctttgaaataatatatttatgaaatacaagcacaaatatatttattatttatataaaataattattaaaaaaattattttactttattttattttatttctataaatataattttacaggAGAAAGTAAGACattcattaattattttttataaatgaacatttttattatggagaagtttatataaaacttaGATTTAATTTCTCTAAAATATGTTACATGTTTTTGaacaaatttttacattataatattaacaatacaaaaattatgtacaattatattatttatgtaactttccttttataattaaatatatgtaatcaattttatttatttatttttttattatgttttaaattaattttttataatcattgcaatatttttataaaaatatttctattcttcaaattttcatttttaatattatttcatataatgttttattaaaaattttgaagtaATATTAAAGGAGCATTAACCATCGTGCACATAAGAAattaatgttttaaattacttaaaaatatataacaatattttatgttatataatataaaaataaatgtaaaattaaatatatattttatccttAACAGTTCAATAAACAATTTTGTAAGATATATAcagttatattaatacatatatgtcaCATGGGCATAAATTAAATTCTATtaaattactattattatttatatattgtgtTCTAATTATTATGCTTATAGcacattattttaaaaaatatctcatgtatataatattagtTGAATTCAAAATACTTTTAggtattttaattataacagagtaattttaaatgatattttttaaaaaacgttattgtatatataattatatcatgtaatgttattatatttatacattattattgtaaaaaaattaagaaatcaatttattaatatgaatagaaaatacataaatataaacaaattttctgtaattaattattaacacCATGTAcatttacaattattacataataattaaatattttttaatggttttttaaaattgattcaatttataatatttttacatagaAAGGttagtataatatttttatttaactcATTTTTTCACTGTTTATAAATgaattgttactattattaacattaattAAAGAGAtctaaaaagttttaaattttgaagaaaaagaaaagagtaCGAACAAATTATAGCATTTATCCTATTGattattatcaaaaaaactatatagaaaaaaattcttttatcaaaaaaggtttagaatttatatataaattcaacATGATAGtacaaaagaataaattctttattttttaaaaatttttttctttttgcgTATTAATATGGACATGTCCGTATTTCTATGAGGTAGAATAACTATTATATTCAATAAAttctatacattttttataatgttgaattttcattttaaaattattattttatttatcagataatacgtatatttattttaaatattaaatatttactttatttttagacAAACAAGTATGGTAAATCATGAATTAAGAAAATCAAcctaaataatacattagatataaaagtaagaacattattaaatgaagaaattgaTTTAAATTGCAAACAAATAGGATTacttttaaaagaaaaattacaaggaaataataaaaaaccgtctaattcattaaaatatgttaattatcttaaaatataatttgaaGAACTAAGAGACCCAtgtcaaatgaaaaaagaaaaaccaAGAAGAAAAAGTACAGTATTATTAtcacataaaaatttaaagaaattatatagaatatacGAAATTAGAATATTAAAGCTGTCGGATAATGATCGAATaatgtacaaaaaattagaagATACATACAACCTATAAACTAAAAATATCCCTAAGGCGTTAATTCCAATTTTAACAAGAAAATACGAGTTACAAAGGACTATCGTGTATTCGTTGTTTTTAGGTGATTTAGCattatattcaatatattattaatgcttaattatgtatattaatttaaaaaaaaaaaaaattgtcttAATCATATCAAGTCCAAATATGTGTAAAAATCCTTTTAAATACTTGTTAAGATTAGATTTAAGATTTATccttgtaaatattttaactgaatggatttatattaatacatatggaattttatatatttaagagtaagaaatatttattatgtacattatacttgcattatatttttttaacgttTATCgaaaaagtttttttatgattatttttatatctccTAATGAGTATAGatcatttacatattttttctctgtttatataattagtttgatataaatatagaaaa
This genomic interval from Plasmodium brasilianum strain Bolivian I chromosome 1, whole genome shotgun sequence contains the following:
- a CDS encoding PIR protein, producing MDSMEEDDLNRILQGSQSSNIYNKLNRSVSGEQYNVYCKSLNGTKENIPNANYNLCKLIARNAEDLSKMYKTPSYTNQCFHNRYWVYYELWKVLKNISKEEELKSLTDNFLEARNSINRAYNAYNCLYAFENDILKGLKDMIEEKYLHDYFTNFDSIKTYDTCERVQLSKYTQYLNYIIKLYNKRTAQDSCCHGSFLIGCFDYFKCNDEFDPRKLLSSLNKNGINKCNNLEKAEASANLDSLSSFQNSRSHIFNSFYTVTCKGNDNLICKMSPSYESPKNFNSNTNHRLQSDFDSLVSRSRAVQSVEISGEKQYRSSDASGLSANSEQKGTLREAPNSLSLSENGKSKVQKICPSYQFGEGSPGSCEEPNVRERGTLGGRWEEYSPNKKVRFTRSINGFYYHTLVNKTDTITNNFFRVGVALALAIGIIFTIFLYYKFTPFGRRLRKKTSRNKRIDDDVDISYLRQFKIRAPKTVNRNRGSTRLHFAYYSR